In Deltaproteobacteria bacterium, the genomic window GGCATGCATGGTTCGTGGAACCGCTCAACTCTGGTCGGCTACAAAGTGACCTTCGTACCGTTTCAAAACGGCAAACCGAGCGGCCCCATCGAAGATTTTCTCACCGGCTTCCTGGCCAATCCGAAATCCGCCGAAGTCTACGGCCGCCCGGTCGGCGTCGCGGTCTGGACCGACGGTTCCTTGCTGGTCGCCGACGACGGCGCCAACAAAGTCTGGCGCATCAGTGTGAAGAAGTAAGCGATCAACAACAATGTTCCTAATGCGGTATAGCCGCAACCAAGCGTGAAAGAGTTTTTCACCACGAAGAGCACGAAGTTCGGAATATCAATCATCCGAAACCTTCGTGTCCTTCGTGCCCTTCGTGGTGAATACAACCTTCGTGGTTACTTCTTTTGTCCGCGGCTAAACTCTTCCGACTTCGATCAATTGCCCGGACACATAATCGGAATCGCTGGTCGCGAAAAACAAAAATGCCGGTGCGATCGCTTCCGGCGGGACGAACTCCCGATCGCGCTTTTGAATGCCCAACTGCTCGCGGCGAAATTTCGTCAGATCCTCGGTCATGCGCGTGTCCGCCACCGGTGAGATGCAATTGACCTGAATGTTGTACGACTTGAGTTCATTGGCGGCGTTTTTGGTGAAAGCGATGATGCCGCCCTTGGCCGCCGCATAATCGGCGACGCCGAAGGAACCGCGCAGCGCCGAGGGCGCGGCGATGTTGATGATCTTGCCTTTGCGTTGCTGCTTCATCACCGGCAACACCGCCTGGGTGCAATTGAACGTGC contains:
- a CDS encoding SDR family oxidoreductase, whose protein sequence is MTGTLLRRYLAHFLSAIDTLGGECIAALADVARRGDFDGLMQTVLAKWGRIDVLVNNAGILRLGPIETISDERWDETIGVHLKGTFNCTQAVLPVMKQQRKGKIINIAAPSALRGSFGVADYAAAKGGIIAFTKNAANELKSYNIQVNCISPVADTRMTEDLTKFRREQLGIQKRDREFVPPEAIAPAFLFFATSDSDYVSGQLIEVGRV